A window of Periplaneta americana isolate PAMFEO1 chromosome 7, P.americana_PAMFEO1_priV1, whole genome shotgun sequence contains these coding sequences:
- the LOC138702887 gene encoding ATP-dependent DNA helicase Q1-like produces MEEMEWETDNSKVTEEEELAAAEYELSEVEAQLLNLSDRKQLLLQRIEKIKDTILLKKNHLLTSRNWASTDFPWSNKVKEILKSVFKLSGFRPLQQETINAVLSNEDVILIMPTGGGKSLCYQLPALVKSGITLVISPLVSLMEDQLMGLRGLNVPAAMFSATSTKEEVNSIQDAMLNKNGKLKLLYVTPEKLAKSKRFMTKLQKMYGLGRLSLIAIDEVHCCSQWGHDFRPDYKFLGVLKGMFPDVPLIGLTATSTSKITVDVQKMLCIQGCLVLKASFNRPNLYYEVRVKASNQEECLQELADLLKTRYQGQSGIIYTTSIKDCEQLMYDLRKKNLRVGCYHANLEAELRSKVHSKWMSGEYQAVVATIAFGLGIDKPDVRFVIHHSLSKSMENFYQESGRAGRDNKRAECILLYRLADVFKLSSMVFTQQTGLQNLYSMVDYCLDTNRCRRDIIASHFDEAWDNKDCSAMCDHCRKPKERKEVDITSYCRAMYRLISNAAGSDTKLTAQKLLDAWYSKGASNLRVQSIPVPKFSRETGESIVGYLLIKGYLQEDFHFTPYSTISYLKRGPKASAAMSDNHKIIMYFSGKSLTPSSVQNNKTTEKPSSGHSNKESTPSLKVDGTSSTHKNKSSTPSSKSEMTTHSDKNSTSKVEVTKNSNTEKVKKVSDSGKLISKGENAKGSIDKKTDRSSNSKGAVHKHFSSNCVPSRDSDKRKDSKMCVGEEKKPAVVDLSSGSDDDFQVSGDARNSASQKRKAIVLDSDSD; encoded by the exons atggaggaaatggaATGGGAAACAGATAATTCTAAAG TGACAGAAGAGGAAGAACTGGCTGCAGCTGAATATGAATTGAGTGAAGTTGAAGCTCAATTGCTAAACCTTAGCGATAGGAAACAATTATTGTTACAACGAATCGAAAAGATAAAggatacaattttattgaaaaagaaCCACCTTCTCACTAGCCGGAACTGGGCCAGTACTG ATTTTCCATGGTCgaataaagtgaaagaaataCTGAAGTCCGTCTTTAAGTTGAGTGGATTTCGTCCACTGCAACAGGAAACGATTAATGCAGTTTTGTCCAATGAGGATGTTATTCTCATTATGCCCACAGGAGGAGGAAAGAGTCTCTGCTATCAGCTTCCAGCGCTTGTTAAGAGTG GTATCACTCTGGTTATATCCCCATTAGTTTCCCTGATGGAGGACCAACTGATGGGTCTCAGGGGACTTAATGTACCAGCTGCTATGTTTAGTGCCACCAGTACAAAGGAAGAAGTAAACTCTATTCaagat GCAATGTTAAACAAAAATGGAAAGCTTAAGTTGCTATATGTAACACCTGAAAAGCTGGCGAAGAGCAAACGTTTCATGACAAAGCTGCAGAAAATGTATGGATTGGGTCGTTTGTCCCTTATTGCAATTGATGAAGTTCATTGTTGTTCCCAATGGGGTCATGATTTTCGCCCAG ATTACAAGTTCCTTGGTGTCCTAAAGGGAATGTTTCCTGACGTTCCTCTTATTGGACTCACTGCTACATCTACATCCAAAATCACAGTAGATGTCCAGAAGATGCTGTGCATCCAGGGTTGCCTAGTGCTTAAAGCCTCTTTCAACAGACCTAATCTTTATTATGAG gtaCGAGTCAAAGCTTCAAACCAAGAAGAGTGTCTGCAGGAACTAGCAGATCTCTTGAAGACCCGATATCAGGGACAATCTGGAATTATTTACACCACTTCCATCAAAGACTGTGAACAGCTTATGTACGATTTAAGGAAAAAGAATTTAAGAGTGGGATGCTACCATGCAAACCTGGAAGCTGAACTTCGGAGCAAGGTGCACTCGAAGTGGATGAGTGGGGAATATCAA GCTGTGGTTGCAACAATTGCATTCGGTTTGGGCATTGATAAACCAGATGTCCGATTTGTGATTCATCATTCCTTGTCCAAATCAATGGAGAATTTCTATCAG GAAAGTGGACGTGCAGGTCGAGATAACAAACGTGCTGAATGCATCTTGTTGTATCGATTGGCAGATGTTTTCAAGCTAAGCTCCATGGTATTCACACAGCAAACTGGTCTTCAGAATTTATACAGTATGGTTGACTATTGCTTGGATACAAACAG GTGCAGACGTGACATCATAGCATCACATTTTGACGAAGCATGGGATAACAAAGATTGCAGTGCAATGTGTGACCATTGTCGGAAaccaaaggaaagaaaagaagtggACATAACCTCATATTGTCGAGCAATGTATAGATTGATTTCAAATGCTGCTGGAAGTGATACCAAACTTACAG CACAGAAATTGCTTGATGCTTGGTATAGTAAAGGCGCATCAAATTTACGTGTCCAGTCTATCCCAGTGCCGAAATTTTCTCGAGAGACTGGAGAATCCATTGTTGGTTATCTGCTGATAAAGGGATACTTGCAAGAGGACTTTCACTTCACTCCATATAGCACAATCAGTTACTTAAAGAGAG GTCCCAAAGCATCTGCAGCCATGTCTGataatcataaaattataatgtattttagtGGGAAAAGTTTGACTCCTTCATCTGTACAGAACAACAAAACAACAGAGAAACCTTCATCAGGACATAGCAACAAAGAATCTACTCCATCTTTAAAAGTTGATGGGACTTCATCAACGCATAAGAACAAGAGTTCAACCCCATCTTCGAAGTCCGAAATGACAACACATAGTGACAAGAATTCAACTTCAAAAGTTGAAGTTactaaaaattcaaatactgAGAAAGTAAAGAAGGTATCTGATTctggaaaattaatttcaaaaggtGAAAATGCAAAGGGATCAATAGACAAAAAGACTGATAGAAGTAGTAATTCCAAAGGTGCTGTTCACAAACATTTCAGTTCCAATTGTGTACCTAGCAGAGACAGTGATAAGAGAAAGGACTCTAAAATGTGTGTAGGTGAAGAAAAGAAGCCTGCGGTAGTAGATCTGAGTTCAGGATCCGATGATGACTTCCAAGTTAGTGGTGATGCAAGGAATAGTGCCTCACAAAAAAGGAAAGCCATTGTACTTGATAGTGATTCAGACTGA